In the genome of Xenopus tropicalis strain Nigerian chromosome 10, UCB_Xtro_10.0, whole genome shotgun sequence, the window ACACTACTAGTGTGTGTACTGACTACtatttgatataaataaataaggtagACCAACCAAGAAGAGGTTTGGGCCAAAACTGATGGATGAATGCCTCTTATGTTGCATGTATTTGTCGACTGATGTAAACCTATTGCTTGTTGTGTCTTTTCATATACAGTTTTGCCTTTTGGCCTGCAGCTTTCTGACTTTCCTAGCTGTTCTTGGTGGATACATTCCTGGTGTTGTGCTGTCATATTTGCTTTGTAAGTTGAATATTTTCATTTGTATTAATGGTCATTTGTACCAAAAAGCATATTTACAGTAAGATCTGGCGAACAAGGAGTTCATCCCTACATTATACTAATTACAAACCCTTTACTTGAACATGAACCTTTCAGTAGTTTAGAAAATCCTATTAAAACAGGTAAAACCAAATAACAATATGTACTTCTGCTTTCTGCTCTCGCTTCTGGCTTGACCTACTGTTCAGTCTAGAGGTAGTCCTGACAGAGGTTCATGTTGAAtgtgataaaaatatatttcacaagCTTTTTGAATACTGAAATCTCTGTTTTTCAAACATCAGACATATAACAGTAGATAGGTATGCCATCAGTGCCTTACCCTGTTGGGCAAGAAAAAACATTCTTCTCATTATGctgtttgctttgttttttttttttgccaccccaCAGTACTTTTTCTTCTGCTTTGGCCTCTTGCTATATATCACCAGCTGGGGCGGCGTATATACCAGAAGCTGGAGCCAGCCCTGCAGCGGCTAGACTTCAGTGTGCGTGGCTATATGATGTCCAAGTATAAGGAAAGGCAAAGTAAGTGGCTATGATAAAACCCTTCTAGCTTGGATATTGTGTGAAGTATGCTTGTTTATTTCAGTTTGCAGTAAAGATTTTGATTTATGGACCTATTAATGTAAGACATACGACCAGTTGATTAAGTTTACTTTAAATAGGAGTGTGTATTGTCCTTTTAACTGCTGCTAACTGAAGTAACCAAGATTTGGGACTGAGGCCTATCTAAAGCTGCCTGCACAGTTTAGTGGGTCATTAGCAGCAGCCCCACTAAATCTCACAGATACAGCATTATTAAGGTAGGTTTGGAAAGACCAGATGTACCAGACACTGCATAGGTGGCTATATTAACAGTTGCTCAGCACAATGCTGCTCTGGCGTACTCATAAGTGTGTGCTAGTGAATGGATGGGTTTAACTCATATATTATTGGCTACcttatattttgttttctaaatatataCCACTTGCACATATTTCTGCTTATTTTATTCATGTGAAAAACTGCTCTCTATATTTCTAATTTCAGAGCATAATCGTGCCCTTCCTCCAACTGATGCTAGTGACAGTGAAGAAGAGCTTGCAGCATTTTGTCCTTCGGTAAAAGTacaattttctaaataaaaaaaaattatacagttGTCATTATTATCCTTACTAGTAGGGATAGGTTAGCACATTGCTGTTATACATCTTGTAGCCCAATGAACCAACCATACGCTGGTGTCCCCTTCTGTAACCACACAGAACCCagtttagagggaacattgcctgACCCACCTCCAGCCTATGTCCTACTCTCATAACTATAAGTGTGTTATTGTTTGGCCAAAGGgactgtttgtatgtgtatgaATCCATTGGGATTAATACATATGTAAATACAGTAGACAGTGTctagggaaaaaaacaacatttattgcaGATCTTGAGTAACTATGGCCTTTAGCTGAAGTTTCTGAAAGCCCTGTGTTATAATGGAGATATTTTCattgtgtatttttattaataattctCCATTGCGTGTTTGATTTCCAGCTGGATGATTCAGCAGTAGCTAAAGAACTGACCATTTCCGACTCCGAGCATTCAGATGCAGAAGTTTCCTTCACTGAAAATGGGACATTCAACTTATCCAGGGGCCAAACACCTCTTACAGAAGGTTCTGAAGgtaaaaaaacaagcaaagattTATGTCTCCTCTCTGTATATGAGAATATTCACAGCAGAACTTGCAAAATAGCAGAATTTGTGTTAAAGCGCCCGATGCTTTGGGTGTGAAATACAGAATATGCTGCCTAGTAACGAACAATGCTGATAATGCTCACAGCGGCTGGCTCTAGCAGATTGCACTCACTTTAGTTGTTAGGGTAACACCCTGGTCTTTAGCAACCAATGAACTgctggttttattatttttaatttactacTGAATAGATCCCTACACATATTTACAAATAGTTTTAAACTGTTTAATCCTTTACAGATTTGGACCGCCACAGCGATCCAGAGGAGTCATTTGCTCGTGATCTCCCTGACTTTCCTTCGATAAACCCAGATGCAACGGGAATAGAAGATGATGATGAAACTAGCATTGGCATACCAAGCACAGCTCTTCACCCGCAATTCTCCTCTCGCCAGCTGTATGAGGAGCAAGAGTCACTGGATGCAGAGCTGTCACTGGGCGGATTTCCGAGCACTCAGAACATAACGGAAAACATTGCTGGATTTGTGACCAGGGGCATGATACAGCTGGCACTTGCAGGGGCCAGCCAGCAAACCCACGCTTATGCTGAAAGTCCTAGAGCCAAACAGTATCAGAGAAACTCCAGCTCTGAGCTGGACACTGACGCAGAAGCCGATGACTTTGAACTACTTGACCAGTCTGAGTTGAGCCAGATGGACCCATCGAGTTCACATTCCCACCAGTAACGCAAGCAATCATGATGGGATAAGGGCTGGAAGTTCTTCCTAACTACACAGAAAGCtgcgttttattgttattactattgGTGGTTTTGgaggtttatttttgttttgcccTTCAGGAATcttatttctgcctcctcattgggcTCAGGCGTGTGGACTTCATTTCTTATTGCAGACTGATATATCGTCTGCCGTTTTATCACTGTGAAGTCTGTACCAGTAGTGAAtctagaataaataaatacacactatTTTAAAGGTGATTTCTACAGGATAAGGAGATCCATTTGTTAAGTAGACGTGTAATTATTCTTTGGATTCATAAAcaactagtgttttttttttttaaattgtattaatTGTGTTGCCCATTTATCTGTTTTTACAGACAAAATGTTCAGTGTTTGTTATCCTAATGGTATAACGGAGAGGAATGTGATATCTAGTTCCTATGGATTTGCACTGATAAAATCTTGCTTTAGCACTTAAAAAGACCAGCAATATGAACAAATGAGCATTATTCTTTTGAAGGTTTTCATTGAAGCAATGATGATTTTTTCTGTTGACTAAATAAAGTCCCACCTGGTCTGATATATTCAATAGGCTGATGGCACATGGGGCGTTTATTCTACCGGTATATTTCAGCCAGCGGTAAAGTGACGGCATCTACCCACGCAGCCTTTCATCCATTTAAATGGGAAACATCTGACTGCACTGGTATTGGCTCCAGTTAGGTCTAACACTAGTCCTGGCACTGTAGTGCGTTCACTTTGAACTAAATACATTGtgaaatattgttttatattctgGTGTTTTGGGAGAAGAGTTATTGGCTTTTCTGTGCTTTAATGGGGGAACTTATTTCCCGGTGCACATCACACTAATTCTGTGTACTTCAAGGAAAACAACAGAAGCCTCTCTTGCATTATGGCAGGGTTTTTAGATACACGCTCTGGATCAGAGTCTGTGTCCCATAGGACTAAATAGGAACAAATACCCTTTATCTTAATTGGTGAATAACATTTACTACACTGTGGCTTAGAATGCCTGCaaaagagagaaggagggctagTTGAGGATATGAAACAGACACCTTATAATTATAATTCATGTAAgtgcagggccgccgctccctataagcagaatactcagtctgcatagggcaccaactcccaggggggcaccatcccagctgctccaaaaaaaaacaaaacatttttatatattataacataccccccaacaatgtcccaccggtttttatagcgcatcccgctgtcccggatagttcaatcaatctatgggggctattgggggcattgtctatgggggtaattgggggcactgtgtgtggggcccctatagtaggtgttttttcttagtattttatttttacttacgtaatatttgggggagggggcacaaaagtaaatttctgcttagggcacccatttggccagcagcggccctgtatAAGTGCATGATATTTGAAACTCCAGTGAAACAAAAAACACTTCTAAGGTGCAAGGGATGTATTGTCATTCAATGCATTCTATAGCCCAAAgcttgtgtaaaaataaaataaatggtattATCCACATGGGTAATTCTGTGATACCAGTATTCTGTAACTAGAAGGCTGCAATGCCTATTTTGGGTCCTGCTCCATTGGCTGAAATACACAAATGGAGTAAAGTACCATGTGTGGAGAGG includes:
- the retreg3 gene encoding reticulophagy regulator 3 isoform X1, whose translation is MAQRVGEEEQGASGLRRRRSGARCVEARERDEQVREVQEMLQRGLSSYEPVLSYVQAVLVWERPRHSALLHLALNAAFWFFALTSLRIIFLVAFGLMIIICADQWKNKLWPELGAARASELENESWGYVHPRLLSVPELCYHAADTWVSVYNFLRNLLLFKTENPGKFCLLACSFLTFLAVLGGYIPGVVLSYLLLLFLLLWPLAIYHQLGRRIYQKLEPALQRLDFSVRGYMMSKYKERQKHNRALPPTDASDSEEELAAFCPSLDDSAVAKELTISDSEHSDAEVSFTENGTFNLSRGQTPLTEGSEDLDRHSDPEESFARDLPDFPSINPDATGIEDDDETSIGIPSTALHPQFSSRQLYEEQESLDAELSLGGFPSTQNITENIAGFVTRGMIQLALAGASQQTHAYAESPRAKQYQRNSSSELDTDAEADDFELLDQSELSQMDPSSSHSHQ
- the retreg3 gene encoding reticulophagy regulator 3 isoform X2 codes for the protein MAQRVGEEEQGASGLRRRRSGARCVEARERDEQVREVQEMLQRGLSSYEPVLSYVQAVLVWERPRHSALLHLALNAAFWFFALTSLRIIFLVAFGLMIIICADQWKNKLWPELGARASELENESWGYVHPRLLSVPELCYHAADTWVSVYNFLRNLLLFKTENPGKFCLLACSFLTFLAVLGGYIPGVVLSYLLLLFLLLWPLAIYHQLGRRIYQKLEPALQRLDFSVRGYMMSKYKERQKHNRALPPTDASDSEEELAAFCPSLDDSAVAKELTISDSEHSDAEVSFTENGTFNLSRGQTPLTEGSEDLDRHSDPEESFARDLPDFPSINPDATGIEDDDETSIGIPSTALHPQFSSRQLYEEQESLDAELSLGGFPSTQNITENIAGFVTRGMIQLALAGASQQTHAYAESPRAKQYQRNSSSELDTDAEADDFELLDQSELSQMDPSSSHSHQ
- the retreg3 gene encoding reticulophagy regulator 3 isoform X3; the protein is MSSQLFFALTSLRIIFLVAFGLMIIICADQWKNKLWPELGAARASELENESWGYVHPRLLSVPELCYHAADTWVSVYNFLRNLLLFKTENPGKFCLLACSFLTFLAVLGGYIPGVVLSYLLLLFLLLWPLAIYHQLGRRIYQKLEPALQRLDFSVRGYMMSKYKERQKHNRALPPTDASDSEEELAAFCPSLDDSAVAKELTISDSEHSDAEVSFTENGTFNLSRGQTPLTEGSEDLDRHSDPEESFARDLPDFPSINPDATGIEDDDETSIGIPSTALHPQFSSRQLYEEQESLDAELSLGGFPSTQNITENIAGFVTRGMIQLALAGASQQTHAYAESPRAKQYQRNSSSELDTDAEADDFELLDQSELSQMDPSSSHSHQ